A stretch of DNA from Salmo trutta chromosome 12, fSalTru1.1, whole genome shotgun sequence:
ttcagtcacctccttgtctattggacaagtggataaacaggttaatatcAAGCCTTGCATGTTTTTTTACATAAATCTCaaggaatgtaggcctacattgaacaccccacattggctgctactgtaggctgaatgatagaacaactatttccatgttaaaatgttaagggatgcatttttctccattgttttcaatggtaggccactctggtagcactacattatgatcaaatggccacagtagcctacttggccactgttaaaactgtaacttaaagcgggtacagcctcagtgttcacagtaaacgtgtGTTGGAAGTTGCACaaaattttcacaacgttcaagtttgggCTCAGCAGACCTTAAATGTGCTCGGTGCCCAATTTATTTTTAGTGAACATTTGGGGTGGGGTTTGTTTTATTTTTGGCTTGATGTCTGTTTCCGTCTTGGCTTCACAAGAATTTTCTGAACACCTTTGGCACTGCCAAATACCTACCACAAAAGCCACCTGTCGTGGTCAAATGAGTCTGTGTGGATATGTGAAGTGTGTGTgactgatgtgtgttttgtctctgTATTTCCGGGTTCTTGCAGTCCTACAGTACAGATGAACATGGACATGCACCATGATCACCACAACCACGGCACCATGGCTCCTCCCACGGGGCCAGACTCCCATGCGGATGGAGCAGTACACTGTGCAGGAGGAATGATGATGGTGAGTGGGCCTGGCATTCAGAAATATGTCACACACTCATTTCTCTGTTACAGTGTGGGATTTACTTAGGCTTGGCACCCTGTCACTGCACTTTCTACCACCAAAGTTGCAAATCTGATTTTGAGATGAATGGTTTTAAACTCTAAATTCAAACGGCCTGCTTGACATTTCTCTCTGCTGTGTGAGCTGAATCACTGTAAACCCCTTGGCTCTGTAGGTGTGTGTgatacaatttgttttctgttccTATTCTGAAGCAAATGACCTTCTACTTTGGCTACACAAACGTGGAGCTGCTGTTTGCCGGTCTTGTCATCAACACACCTGGAGGTAAGAGTGTGTGTTTTCCAGGATGCATTTGTAGACTTGAAATGTAGTGCAAAAAGTATTTTATGACCATGGCCATTAACAGTTCATTATTATCCCCATTTAAGAAGTTGAATATCTAAACCAACATTAACATCTCAATCATGTCTCTTCTCAGAGATGGCAGGGGCCTGCATTGGTTGTTTCCTGCTGGCTGTGCTCTACGAGGGGCTGAAGATCGGCAGGGAGTTCCTGTTGAGGAGGAACCAGGTCAACGTGCGCTATAACTCCATGCCTGTCCCGGGAGCAGACGGTACCATGCTCATGGAGACCCACAAGACTGTAGGGTGAGTGAGACCAAATATGCAACAGGCCTCCTCACTAAACGGAAACACAGTAGTACTGCAGTGAAGTGTTCCGATTTATACCCCAAATGTGAGACTTCTAGACATGGCAGCCAAAAAGGGCTACTGGCTCCACATTAACTTGTAGTATGACATTTTGAAGCTTATTTGTCCCACTTCACACATGTACACGTGTGTATTAATACACGTGTGaattgtaaatgtgtttttttgcatatcccaactctccctgagacacacttgtagactggcccaatgctctaaccactaggctacctgctgccctgccTTACTGTTTGTGGGGAATGTTGTACCCATAACAGAAATTTAAAAAATGTCCAAGTAGCCACTAACACCCGACTTGCAGAGTGCTGTGAATGAGTTGATTGAAAACATGACTCTCTTAATATTcctgtttccttctctctcccctgcaGCCAGCGGATGCTGAGTCTGTCCCACTTGCTGCAGACGGTGTTACACATCATCCAGGTGATGGTCAGCTACTTCCTTATGTTGGTCTTCATGACCTACAACGCTTACCTGTGTATCGCCGTGGCAGCGGGGGCCGGGGTGGGATACTTCTTATTCAGCTGGAAAAAGGCTGTGGTTGTTGACATCACCGAACACTGTCACTGACACCCCCACCTGGTCTATTCATCCTACCACAcacgtaaaacacacacacacatacaggcattCTCCTTTCAATCCCCATCGTCATGCAtccagttttttgttgttgcatgtaTCACATTTAGACAGTTCACTTTGTCACACTAAAGCTTGATGGTAAATCTAAATTATGACCACGAGCTTTTACATTTGTGACAGTCTGTCCTATTGGTAGCTCTAGATGACTACCCGTGTCACCGTAACACGATGTTGGTATTCCAAATTCTTACGCCTCCTGTCTCAATCTCCACGTCTCTGTCAAAAGAGCTGAACGTTCACTCTTCCCCCAGTCGTGCCATTCTTAATCAGTATTTTTATTATTGCGCAACAATCGGTGCACGTTCATCCTTACAGCATCGGACCTAGGGTTTTCTGCTCACATAGGGCATTTGTGACATTTACAACTACTTTCTCCTTGAAGAACAGTGTGCTGGTACAAGCAGTCAGTAGTTATATGAATAGGGCCTAGAGTATCTCCTGACCAGGGAACAATGCTGGGCCCTAGTTGAAGCATTCTGAAGCCAAGTCCTCTGCATTCCATCTGACAGTCCGGTGGGGGCCATACATAATCAGTGTCTCACAACAGGAGTCAAAGGTCATACTTGAGATTGGCTGTATAACTGAGCCTTAGTAAACCCTTTGCCTTAGAGGAAAACATGTGACAGCCTAGGCCAACTGTAGACAGGACCCATAGTCTACTGATAAGTGCGAGCACCATTTTAAAGAAGTTTGTCCTTGTACTCGTCACGTGATTATATGAATTAGAATATAATGCAGCAGAAAGTGACAACCCTTAAAACCCTCATGATACACACTGCTATGCAATGTTCAATTTTGGATAGattattacttttttttaaactcagTATTTACAAATAACGCTTCACTTAAGCATAGGCTTGATCTGACCCATAAATGTACAATAAAAATGGGCTCTTGCACATTAAGAAGCCAATGTAATTAGAAATATATGTACATGTCAAACAGACCTACTGCTAGTATCACTTCCAACGAAGATCATTTCACATCTAAATTCAAGTGTCTGCCTTTCTAAATCTTTACCACCATAAATTGTTGCTGGACAAATCTTTAATTTGCTTGTTTCAAGAAACTAATTCATGTTGAACAGATTACTGGGTCTAATCTGAGCACATAAGGAGGTCCCTAAAAACCTCAACCTAAAAACAGTTAACTTTATCACTTCATGAAGTGGGATTCCCCGCTATAATTAGGGAGTAACTTTTGGTGTGTTCATTCAATAGGCTTGAAGTAGCGCATGTCAACACAACATGGACACTAGTGTCCTTATTGGAGCAAGTGCTCAGGTCCCAAGGACAAGCAGAGAACTGGGAAAGTAGCAGGCTGGATCCAGTGCTTTCTCAGACTGGCCTAGTAACACATGATTTCTGCACTACTTTGTGACCCATCAGTGCTTAGGccacacactacatacagtacatactttgACAGAAGGGTGATTTCTATGAAGTAGAACCTAAAAGAGAAAATAATTCACTTATAGGTATGTCTTTTTAGTTTCTTAATGGTGTACCTTTTTTCCATTTGAGATAAATGACTGTAGTAAATGTTTCAGTTGCCTGAGTGACATTGTGTTGTGCCTGGTTTGGGGATCAAATTCCCAGTTTCTATAACTGGATTTAACAGCCACGTGTTCTCATTACATTACAATAAAGCCAGGGACATTAGTATGTACTTGAACATAACCGTTTCTGTTTTACCATGTGGGATCATGTATAAAGAGGATACATTATGGTCTACTGTACAAATGGAGTGAATTGGCCAAAAACAACAGTGGGAATCTGACCCCCAATCCAGCACAGCATCAGCGTGAACATGTCTGTATAGTTTTACATATTTATAGTGCTGTAATCTTTTCAGAGAAAACAAGTAATAAATGGTATCATTCAAGAACTGTATTTCAATTCTGTTGCAGTCTCCTGTCCTTGACAACACGGCCTTGAAGGCAAATAAAAGTACAATCATACCATTGTAAGTAATGACTGATTTAGTTAAAGTCCATTCAGTTAATCCATTTTTCCACAGATGCTACCAAGTCTGGATGTTTGTAATAAAGGAGGGAAACCACTGTACACAACCCCTCCCATCAAACATGACATTGTACAAAAGGCTACCCTTTGCATCACAAGTCATAACTTTTCAGGTAAATGTAGCAACATTACTTTAGACTTATGAATGCAATATGACCCTCAAAATACACATTTCTTTGTAGAGATATACTTCTCAGGTAAACAAATACCCCTGACCATGTCAAGAGCAGTCACGGTGCCAACCACACACCAATGCTGGAGGGGCCAACCATTTTAGCGGTCTCTAATGTGCCCATTAGGAACCTAAAATTGCAGGTTTCCAAAGAGCGATGGCAAGGTGTTGGGTTTAGGATGGGGCTTGTAGCCTATTCTCTCATTGATCATCTGTTCCCGTGTCTTCCCATCCCCTGTTCCACTACCGGCCCCCACCATGTCACTCGACATCGCCACGCCAACAACATCCACCTCATCTCGCTGTTTCTTCCGACTCTGAAAGAGGAAAGTGTGGGTGGTAGTTCGACACATGGAAGTTCTGCTAATCATCAAGCTTTTCTTGCAAAGTTAATAGGGAACTGCATTGTTCACACACTAATAAGATAGTATTTTATACCTGCAAATACTATAGAGATTATTCATGATGGTGTGGCTACTCACCTCAAGCTCTTTCTTGACACTCTCAAACTCCTCCGTGTCGTCCAACTTCAGCTCCAGACGGGTGGGCTTTCTGCGCAGCATCTTCTACCCACTACCGTTAGCTGGGAAGCAGATGTGCCGTATCAATGAATACTTATTCACATAAGTGCCATAGGAAACTGTTGTACTATTATAGCTGGCTAAAGATAGAGAAAGGTGATAAGTCAAGTGC
This window harbors:
- the slc31a1 gene encoding high affinity copper uptake protein 1; translation: MNMDMHHDHHNHGTMAPPTGPDSHADGAVHCAGGMMMQMTFYFGYTNVELLFAGLVINTPGEMAGACIGCFLLAVLYEGLKIGREFLLRRNQVNVRYNSMPVPGADGTMLMETHKTVGQRMLSLSHLLQTVLHIIQVMVSYFLMLVFMTYNAYLCIAVAAGAGVGYFLFSWKKAVVVDITEHCH
- the cdc26 gene encoding anaphase-promoting complex subunit CDC26, which codes for MLRRKPTRLELKLDDTEEFESVKKELESRKKQRDEVDVVGVAMSSDMVGAGSGTGDGKTREQMINERIGYKPHPKPNTLPSLFGNLQF